Below is a window of Drosophila willistoni isolate 14030-0811.24 unplaced genomic scaffold, UCI_dwil_1.1 Seg485, whole genome shotgun sequence DNA.
CCCTCGTTCTGAGCGCAAGCTTCATTTTCCGGAGCTTGAGACGTTTGTCAGGATGTGCTCGTGCCCTGAAAACTATCGGTTGTCGTTGCAGCTTCATGGGTACCTGTAActggaattttttttaaatgactCACATCTCTGGTTAGCGTTTGCCCTCCTCCTTGCACTTGGACTATATTCCCTTTTCTGTTGACTACCACGTACTCGGTTGTATCAAACGTGGGTGTCAGCTTATGTGGGCACAAGACATTCAAAAGCACAATTTTGGCACCGGGTTGGATATCCGATGCGTTGGCGCCTCTTCCCTTGTCTGCTTTCTCTTTCCCCTTCTGTTTGTTCTAGCAATCCAAGTCTCTTTCCGAGGATTCACCTACATCACCCACAACGTCTCGAACATCCGAAGGAGCTTCTCCTGTGGTTTGTACATCATGGCAAAGTTTTGGATCTCTCGTTTATAATCTTTCCCTTTCGACCACGCAATTTTAAGGCATTTCACCAGAGACTTGTTCATATTTTCAACTTCGCCATTCGCCTGTGGCCAATATGGTGGTGTCGTTATTTGGGTAATACCGTTGGTCCGACAAAAATCTTGAAGTTCGAGACTTACAAATTGCCGACCATTATCGGTTCTCAGCGTTCGTGGTGTTCCCAAACGAGAAAATATCTCATCCATTTGCTCGATCAGCACCTTCGACGAAATGGTTTTTATAAACTTCAATTCCATGTATCTGGAAAAATAGTCAATTAACACCAGTACATTGTCGTTGCTCGGTAAAGGTCCTAGTAAGTCAGATGCGACACATTGCCAAGGGCCTGCTGGAAAAGCATGCCGATCCATAGGCGCTGGTTTACTTGCTAGCGATACGGAGATGCAGTCTCTACAGGCCTTGACAAATCCTTGGCCACCACACCTTTGAACGTAATCTTCGTTTCATAGCCGATTCACCCGGATGGCCCTCGTGAGCCAGTTCGAGCACTTGCGATTGTAGTATTGTTGCTATAACTATTTTCGTTCCGCGTAAGAGTACATTTCCAACTGTCGATAACTCCCATCGGAACGGATAATATGGACTGGATGAGTTCGCCTCCCATGAGTTGGTGCTAAGATAGGTCATTGCATCAATTACTTCATCGACCTGCATACTGTTTTCCATGATTTCCGATATGGTTAGAGACTTTGGTACTCCTTTGGCTACAATTTGAAAGATATTCTGCTCATTCTGCCAGTCGAAAGCTACCGCTTCTGTAAGTTGACAAAGACGCGACACAGAATCTGGGATGTTTTACTTTCCTGCTTTATAGATGACTCGGAGATTTTTATTGAAGTATGACAGCCTTGTCACCTCGACGACTTCTTTCGAAGTATCGAAGTATTGAAGTATCGAAGGCTTGCTGTTCTTTGTTGGtccaatcaaatttggtattcgCCTTTATTAATCTTTTCAGTGGATCCGTCGTGTTGTCGAGATCGGGTATAAATTTCCCCAGGTATGTTACGAGGCCCATGAAACTCCTTGTCTCCTCCTTAGTTTTCGGAGCACGGAAGTCTGTGATCACTTTAACTTTCTCCGGATCCGCTTCGATACCATGGTCCGATAGAATATGGCCAAGAAActtgagttttgttgttttgtacACACATTTTTGCTTATTCAAAACAACGTTGTGGGTATCAAAGACTTTTAGAACCGCAGTTAGCGCCTTGTCGTGTTCTTCTTCGTTTTTGCCGAAGACGATAACATCGGCAATATAGTTCAGAGCATTGGGGCAGCCTGCTAACAACCTCCAGCCGCCTCTGGAAAATTTCTGGAGCTGAGTTAACTCAGAAAAAGCAGTCTTTTATATCGAAATAGTGCCTTGTGTGTAATAAATGTGGTAATCTGCCGACTTGACTCATCgagaattttttaaatctagTCTGGAAAAACATTTCGCCTCTCGTAGTTCGGTCATGAACATGTCGAACGTTGGCAGTGGGTAGTTTTCCCTCGACATGGCCAAATTCGCCCTTCGCATATCCAGACATATCCGCTTTCTTTATACGCAATTACAACTGGTGAAATCCATGAACTCGGTCCATGGACTGGCTCTATTATGTCCTGCTGCACAGCCTGGCATATCCTTTCTGcaatttgttcttctaacGCAGCCGGAAATCTCCGCATTGGCTGCTGCACTGCTCTTATATTGTGG
It encodes the following:
- the LOC124461445 gene encoding uncharacterized protein K02A2.6-like encodes the protein MESFTCEIGLRPQYKSSAAANAEISGCLQKFSRGGWRLLAGCPNALNYIADVIVFGKNEEEHDKALTAVLKVFDTHNVVLNKQKCVYKTTKLKFLGHILSDHGIEADPEKVKVITDFRAPKTKEETRSFMGLVTYLGKFIPDLDNTTDPLKRLIKANTKFDWTNKEQQAFDTSILRYFERSRREAVAFDWQNEQNIFQIVAKGVPKSLTISEIMENSMQVDEVIDAMTYLSTNSWEANSSSPYYPFRWELSTVGNVLLRGTKIVIATILQSQVLELAHEGHPGESAMKRRLRSKVWWPRICQGLYMELKFIKTISSKVLIEQMDEIFSRLGTPRTLRTDNGRQFVSLELQDFCRTNGITQITTPPYWPQANGEVENMNKSLVKCLKIAWSKGKDYKREIQNFAMMYKPQEKLLRMFETLWVM